The genome window CGCGGCGGGCACGCCCGTGACGTCGCTGCCCTGGGCGGTCAGCGGGAAGGGGCCGCCGGCCACCGTGACGGTGCCCTCCGACCAGCGCTGGCGGCTGGCGAGCAGCGCGACGGCAGCGCCGAGCGCACCGCTGAGCAGCGCCAGGGCGAGACTGCGCCGGCCGGCGCGGACGGCCACGGGTTCGGAACGGGGGTGAGGTACTGCGGTCACGTACCCCACTATCGCCTGCCCCCCGGGTGGGTCGTCACCCGGGGTTCACGTGAGAAGCGCCCTATTGCCCCAGCCGGTTGGCCGTGTGCACCGCGCGCAGGACCGCCGCCGCCTTGTTGCGGCACTCGGTGTCCTCGGCGACGGGGTCGGAGTCGGCGACGATGCCGGCGCCGGCCTGGACGTACGCCGTGCCGCCCCGGAGGAGGGCCGTGCGGATGGCGATGGCGGTGTCGGAGTCGCCCGCGAAGTCGAGATAGCCGACGCAGCCGCCGTACAGGCCCCGGCGGGACGGCTCCAGTTCGTCGATGATCTGCATCGCGCGGGGCTTCGGCGCGCCGGAGAGGGTGCCGGCGGGGAAGCAGGCGGTCAGCACGTCGAAGGCGGTGCGGCCGGGCGCGACCCGGCCGGTGACGGTGGACACGATGTGCATGACGTGGGAGTACCGCTCGACGGACATGAAGTCGACGACCTCGACCGAGCCCGGTTCGCAGACCCGGCCCAGGTCGTTGCGGCCCAGGTCGACGAGCATCAGGTGCTCGGCGCGCTCCTTGGGGTCGGCGAGCAGTTCCTCGGCGAGGGCCTGGTCCTCCTGCGGGGTGGCGCCCCGGTGCCGGGTGCCGGCGATGGGGTGGACCATGGCCTGCCCGTCCTCGACCTTGACCAGGGCCTCGGGCGAGGAGCCGACGACGTCGAAGCCGTCGAAGCGGAACAGGTACATGTACGGGGAGGGGTTGGTCGCCCTCAGGACCCGGTACACGTCCAGCGCGCTCGCCGTGCACGGGGTTTCGAAGCGCTGGGAGGGGACGACCTGGAAGGCCTCGCCGGCCCGGATGCGCTCCTTGATGTCCTCGACGGCCTCCTGGAAGTCGGGGCCGCCCCACAGCGCGGTGTACTCGGGCAGCTCGGAGGGCGGGAGGGCCGCCGGGGGCTGGGCGACGGGCCGGGCGAGGTCGGCCTCCATGGCGTCGAGGCGGGCGACGGCGTCGGCGTGGGCCTCGTCGACGCCCGTGTCCAGGTCGTTGTGGTTGATGGCGTTGGCGATGAGGAGGACCGAGCCCTCCCAGTGGTCCATGACCGCCAGATCGCTGGTCAGGAGCATGGTCAGTTCGGGCAGCCCTAGGTCGTCCCGCTCGCCGGGGCCGATCTTCTCCAGGCGGCGCACGATGTCGTAGCCGAGATAGCCGACCATGCCGCCGGTGAAGGGCGGCATGCCCTCGTGGTGGGGGGTGTGGAGCGTCTCGATGGTGGCGCGCAGCGCGGCGAGGGGGTCGCCGTCGACGGGGACGCCGACGGGCGGGGTGCCCAGCCAGTGGGCCTGTCCGTCCCGGGCGGTGAGGGTGGCGTGGCTGCGGACGCCGACGAAGGAGTAGCGGGACCATGCGCGGCCGTTCTCCGCGGACTCCAGCAGGAAGGTGCCGGGGCGCTCGGCGGCGAGCTTGCGGTAGAGCGCGACCGGGGTGTCGCCGTCGGCGAGGAGCTTGCGGCTGACGGGGATGACCCGGCGGTCGCCGGCCAGCTTGCGGAACGTCTCGAGGTCCATGGCGGCTGACCTTACTGATCCAGTGACGGGACGTCGGAATCGGCGCCGCCCTCGGCTGACTCGAGGACGTCCTCGTCGAAGCAGGTGCGGGCGCCGGTGTGGCAGGCGGCGCCGATCTGGTCGACCTTGACGAGGAGGGTGTCGGCGTCGCAGTCCAGGGCGACGGACTTCACCCACTGGAAGTGGCCGGAGGTGTCGCCCTTCACCCAGTACTCGCGGCGGCTGCGCGACCAGTACGTGCAGCGGCCGGTGGTGAGCGTGCGGTGCAGGGCCTCGTCGTCCATCCAGCCGAGCATGAGCACCTCACCGGTGTCGTACTGCTGGGCGATGGCGGGCAGGAGCCCGTCGGCGCCGCGCTTGAGGCGCGCGGCGATCCCGGGGTCCAGCGCGCTGGAAGCGCCGGGGCCGGCGGGGGCTCCGGGACCGGGAGGGCTGCTGGGGGACGGCGTGCTGGTCATGCGTGCCATTGTGCCGCGCCGCGCGGACCGGCCTCGCCGGTTGTCCACAGGCCGGACCTTCTTGTCATACGAACACCACCCGGTCCCAGGGGGTCCGTCGTGTCTCGGCCGGACCTGCGCTGGGCGGAGCGTCGGCCCGGTCGTAGGCTGGCGGCATGTCGACCCATGCCAAGCGTGAACGGCTTCTCTTCGCCGACCTGTTGGAGACCGCGGGCCCTGAGGCCCCCACCCTGTGCGAGGGCTGGACGACCCGTGACCTCGCCGCGCACGTGGTGGTGCGCGAGCGCCGCCCCGACGCCGCCGGGGGCATTCTGATCAAGCAGCTCGCGTCGCGCCTGGACCGGGTGATGGCGGAGTTCGCCGCGAAGCCGTACGAGGAGCTGATCCAGCTCGTGCGTACCGGTCCGCCGCGTTTCTCGCCCTTCTCCCTCAAGCAGATCGACGAGGCCTCGAACACGATCGAGTTCTATGTCCACACCGAGGACATCCGCCGCGCCCGGCCCGAGTGGACCCCGCGCGAGCTGGACCATGTCTTCCAGGACGCCCTCTGGTCCCGTCTGGAGCGCACGGCCCGTCTGATGGGCCGCGGCTCCCCCACCGGCATGGTGCTGCGCCGCCCCGACGGCCGGACGGCGGTCGCCCACCGGGGCGCCCCCGTCGTCACCGTCACCGGCGAGCCCTCCGAGCTGCTCCTGTTCCTCTACGGCCGCCAGCAGGTCGCCGACGTCGAACTGGAGGGCGAGAAGGAAGCCATCACCAAGCTGCACGAGACGAAGCAGCTGGGTATCTGAGGCGAGGCCGCGGTACGCGTGGCCTGCATGTAAGCCCCGGCCACCTGGTGGCCGGGGCTTACATCAGAGTTCGAAGGCGCCCACGGCGTCACCGCACGGGGTGTCCCGCCCCCCGCAGCGCGTCCTTGACCTCGCCGATGCGCAGGTCGCCGAAGTGGAACACGGACGCGGCGAGGACGGCGTCGGCGCCCGCCTCGATGGCCGGGGAGAAGTCCGCCAGCCTGCCGGCGCCGCCGGAGGCGATGACGGGAACGGTGACGTGCCCCCGTACGGCCGCGATCATCTCCAGGTCGTAGCCGTCCTTGGTGCCGTCCGCGTCCATCGAGTTGAGCAGGATCTCGCCGGCGCCCAGTTCGGCGGCCCGGTGGGCCCACTCGACGGCGTCGATGCCGGTGCCCTTGCGACCGCCGTGGGTGGTGACCTCGAAGGACCCGGAGGGCGTGCGGCGCGCGTCGACCGACAGGACCAGCACCTGGCGGCCGAAGCGCTCGGCGATCTCGCGGATCAGCTCGGGGCGGGCGATCGCCGCCGTGTTGACGCCGACCTTGTCCGCGCCGGCCCGCAGCAGTTTGTCCACGTCCTCGGCGGTGCGGACGCCGCCGCCGACCGTGAGCGGGATGAAGACCTGCTCGGCGGTGCGGCGCACCACGTCGTACGTCGTCTCGCGGTTGCCCGACGAGGCGGTGATGTCCAGGAACGTCAGCTCGTCGGCGCCCTCGGTGTCGTACACCTTCGCCATCTCGACGGGGTCGCCCGCGTCGCGCAGGTTCTGGAAGTTGACACCCTTGACGACCCGGCCGTTGTCCACGTCCAGGCAGGGGATGACTCGGACCGCGAGGGTCATGGATCCACGGCTCCTCTGAATGCTTCGACTTCTACTTCGACAAGGATGCGCGGGTCGACGAAACCCTCCACGACCAGCAGGGTCGCGGCCGGACGCACCGGGCCGAAGATCTCCTTGTGGGCCCGCCCCACGGCTTCGACGTCCCGCATGTGCGTCAGATACATCCGCGTACGGATCACGGACCCGGCGTCGAGCCCGAACTCGCCGAGCGCCTCGATCGCGCCGGTGAAGGCCACCTTGGCCTGTTCGTACGGGTCGCCCTCCCCGTACAGCACATCGCCCTTGAAGGCCGTCGTGCCCGCCACCAGGACGCGGTCGCCCGCCGCGACGGCGCGCGCGGAACCGAAGGACTCCTCCCAGGGACTCCCGCTCCGTACCCGCCGCACGGCATCGGACGTCATGACAACGCGCTCGTCTCGGGAACGGTCATGACACGGCCTCCAGTGCCTCTTCCAGGGTGAACGCCTTGGCGTACAGGGCCTTGCCGACGATGGAGCCCTCGACACCGAGGGGCACCAGTTCGGCGATGGCCCGCAGGTCGTCGAGGGACGACACGCCGCCGGAGGCCACGACCGGGCGGTCGGTGGCCGCGCACACGTTCCTCAGCAGCTCCAGGTTGGGGCCCTGGAGGGTGCCGTCCTTGGCGATGTCCGTGACGACGTACCGCGCGCAGCCCTCCTTGTCGAGGCGCTCCAGCGTCTCGTAGAGGTCGCCGCCGTCACGGGTCCAGCCGCGGCCCTTCAGGGTCGTACCGCGTACGTCGAGGCCCACCGCGATCCGGTCGCCGTGCTCGGCGATGACCTTGGCGACCCATTCGGGGGTCTCCAGGGCGGCGGTGCCCAGGTTGACCCGGGTGCAGCCGGTGGCCAGGGCCTTCGCCAGGGAGGCGTCGTCCCGGATGCCGCCGGAGAGTTCGACCTTGATGTCCATGGCCCGGGTGACCTCGGCGACCAGGTCCCGGTTGTCGCCGGTGCCGAACGCGGCGTCCAGGTCGACCAGGTGCAGCCACTCGGCGCCGGCGCCCTGCCAGGCGAGGGCGGCCTGCAGCGGGGAGCCGTAGGAGGTCTCCGTGCCGGACTCGCCGTGGACGAGCCGCACCGCCTGGCCGTCGCGGACGTCCACGGCGGGAAGGAGTTCGAGCTTCGAAGCCATCAGAGGGTTCCGATCCAGTTGTTCAGCAGCTGCGCTCCGGCGTCGCCGGACTTCTCGGGGTGGAACTGGGTGGCCCACAGCGCGCCGTTCTCCACGGCGGCCACGAAGGGCTTGCCGTGCGTCGACCAGGTGACCTTGGGCGCGGTCAGCGCGGGGTTGTGTGTCTCCAGGGCCCAGTCGTGGACGGCGTAGGAGTGCACGAAGTAGAAGCGGGCGTCGGCGTCGAGGCCGGCGAACAGCCGGGTGTCGGCCGGGGCGTCGACGGTGTTCCAGCCCATGTGCGGCACGATCTCGGCCTGCAGCGGTTCGACGGCTCCGGGCCATTCGTCGAGGCCCTCGGTCTCCACGCCGTGTTCGATACCGCGCGCGAAGAGGATCTGCATGCCGACGCAGATGCCCATGACCGGGCGTCCGCCGGAGAGCCGGCGGTCGATGATCCAGTCGCCGCGCGCCTCCTTCAGGCCCTTCATACAGGCGGCGAAGGCGCCGACGCCGGGGACGAGCAGCCCGTCGGCGTTCATGGCGGTGTCGAAGTCACGCGTTATCTCGACCTGGGCGCCCGTGCGGGCGAGGGCGCGCTCGGCGGACCGGACGTTCCCGAAGCCGTAGTCGAAGACGACGACTCGTTTCGAAGCGGCGCTCAATTCCACACCTCCAGCCGCAGGATGCCCGCGACGAGACACATCGCGGCGCCGACCGACAGCAGCGTGATGAGGCTCCTCGGCATCTGCTGCTTGGCGAACGAGATGATCCCGCCGACCAGGAAGAGGCCGACGACGATCAGGACGGTGGACAGCCCGTTCACAGCGCGCCCTTCGTGGAGGGAAGGATGCCGGCCGCGCGCGGGTCGCGCTCGGAGGCGTAGCGCAGGGCGCGCGCCAGCGCCTTGAACTGGCATTCGACGATGTGGTGGGCGTTGCGCCCGTACGGCACGTGCACGTGCAGCGCGATCTGGGCCTGGGCGACGAAGGACTCCAGGATGTGCCGGGTCATCGTGGTGTCGTACTCGCCGATCATCGGCGCCATCTTCTCGGGCTCGGTGTGCACGAGGTAGGGGCGGCCGGACAGGTCGACGGTGACCTGGGCGAGGGACTCGTCCAGCGGGACCGTGCAGTTGCCGAAGCGGTAGATGCCCACCTTGTCGCCGAGGGCCTGCTTGAAGGCGGCGCCCAGCGCGAGGGCGGTGTCCTCGATGGTGTGGTGGGAGTCGATGTGCAGGTCGCCGTCAGTCTTCACGGTCAGGTCGAACAGACCGTGCCGGCCGAGCTGGTCGAGCATGTGGTCGTAGAAGCCGACCCCGGTGGAGATCTCCGTCCTGCCGGTGCCGTCGAGGTTGATCTCGACGAGGACCGACGTCTCCTTGGTCGTCCGCTCTATGCGTCCTACACGGCTCATGCGTCCGTCTCCTTCTTCAGTTCACGTACCGCGTCGAGGAACGCGTCGTTCTCGGCGGGAGTTCCGGCGGTGACCCGCAGCCATCCCGGTACGCCGTTGTCCCGGACCAGGACGCCCCGGTCGAGGATCCGCCGCCAGACGTCGTGCGCGTCCTCGAACCTGCCGAACTGCACGAAGTTGGCGTCCGACTCGGTCACCTCGTAGCCGATGGCGCGCAGTTCGGCGACGAGCCGGTCCCGCTCGGTCTTCAACTGTTCGACATAGCCGAGGAGGGTGTCGGTGTGCTCCAGGGCGGCCAGCGCGGTGGCCTGGGTGACGGCGGAGAGGTGGTACGGCAGCCGTACGAGCTGGACCGCGTCCACGACCGCCGGGTGCGCGGCGAGATAGCCGAGGCGCAGACCGGCCGCGCCGAAGGCCTTGGACATCGTCCGGGAGACGACGAGATGCGGCCGTCCGTCGAGCAGCGGCAGCAGCGAGTCGCCGTGGCTGAACTCGATGTACGCCTCGTCGACCACGACCATGGACGGCCCGGCGGCCTGGGCGGCCTCGTACAGGGCGAGCACGGTCTCCCGGGGGACCGCGTTGCCCGTGGGGTTGTTGGGGGTGGTGATGAAGACGACGTCCGGGCGGTGCTCGGCGATCGCCCGCTCGGCGGCGGTGACGTCGATGGTGAAGTCGTCGCCCCGCGGCCCGGAGATCCAGTCGGTGCCGGTGCCGCGCGCGATCAGCCCGTGCATGGAGTACGAGGGCTCGAAGCCGATCGCGGTACGGCCGGGTCCGCCGAAGGTCTGGAGCAGTTGCTGGATGACCTCGTTGGAGCCGTTGGCCGCCCAGACGTTTGTCAGGTCGACGCCGTACCCCGACGTCTTCGTCAGATACTCGGCGAGCCGGGTCCGCAGCTCCACCGCGTCCCGGTCGGGGTAGCGGTTGAGGTGCCGGGCGGCATCCCGCACCCGCTCGGCGATCCGCTCGACCAGCGACTCGGGCAGCGGGTAGGGGTTCTCGTTGGTGTTCAGGCGTACGGGGACGTCCAGCTGGGGGGCGCCGTACGGGCTCTTCCCGCGCAGTTCGTCCCGTACGGGAAGATCGTCGATTCCGAAGCTCACTTGCCAGGTACCTTCCAGCCGAACCGTGCCTTGATCGCCGCGCCGTGCGCGGGCAGGTCCTCCGCCTCCGCCAGCGTCACCACGTGGTGCGCGACCTCGGCCAGCGCGTCCTCGGTGTAGTCCACGATGTGGATGCCGCGCAGGAAGGACTGGACGGACAGACCGGAGGAGTGGCAGGCGCAGCCGCCGGTCGGGAGCACATGGTTGGAGCCGGCCGCGTAGTCGCCCAGCGAGACCGGCGCCCAGGGGCCGATGAAGATCGCACCCGCGTTGACGACCCGCTCGGCGACCGCGACAGGGTCGGCCGTCTGGATCTCCAGGTGCTCGGCGCCGTACGCGTTGACGACCCTGAGGCCCTCGTCGACGCCGTCGACCAGGACGATCGCGGACTGCCGGCCCGCCAGCGAGGGGCGGATCCGGTCCTCGACGTGCTTGGTGGCCTCGACCTGCGGCTGGAGCTCCTTCTCGACCGCGTCGGCGAGCGCGACGGAGTCGGTGACGAGCACGGCGGCGGCGAGCGGGTCGTGCTCGGCCTGGCTGATCAGGTCGGCGGCGACGTGCACCGGGTCGGCGGTGTCGTCCGCGAGGACGGCGATCTCGGTCGGGCCCGCCTCGGAGTCGATGCCGATGACCCCGGTGAAGTACCGCTTGGCGGCGGCCACCCAGATGTTGCCCGGTCCGGTGACCATGTTGGCCGGCGGGCAGGACTCGGTGCCGTACGCGAACATCGCGACGGCGGTGGCGCCACCGGCCGCGTACACCTCGTCGACGCCGAGCAGCGCGCAGGCGGCCAGGATCGTGGGGTGCGGGAGCCCGTCGAACTCGGCCTGCGCCGGGGAGGCGAGGGCGATCGAGGGGACACCGGCCTCCTGCGCCGGGACCACGTTCATGATCACGGAGGACGGGTAGACCGACCGGCCGCCGGGGGCGTAGAGGCCGACGCGCTCGACCGGGACCCACTTCTCGGTGACCGTGCCGCCGGGGACGACCTGGGTGGTGTGCGTGGTGCGGCGCTGCGCGTGGTGGACGACGCGGGCGCGGCGGATCGACTCCTCCAGGGCCGCGCGGACGGCCGGGTCGAGCTGTTCGAGCGCCTGTGCGAGGGCCTCGGCCGGGACCCGTACGGAGGTCAGGCGCACCCCGTCGAACTTCTCCGCGAAGTCGATCAGCGCCGCGTCGCCCCGATGATGCACGGCCTCGCAGATCGGACGCACCTTCTCCAGGGCGGCCGAGACGTCGAAGTCGGCTCGGGGCAGCAGGTCGCGCAGGGCGGGTCCCTCCGGGAGGGCGTCGCCGCGCAGATCGATTCGGGAGATCACACGCCCAATTCTCTCAGACCTCCGCAGGCCACTGTTCGCGCGTATCAATGGCTGATACAGATCAGCGGGGAACGCGGAAGATCCTCTTCACGTTCAGTGTTCGAGAGGTGACACAGCGGGCATCACCCGAGTGACCAGTTGTGCCATACACGTGAGTGAGGGACGGGGGAAGGAAGCGCAGTGAGTGAGGGGCCCGGCATCCGGGACGACGGGGACCTGCCGGACGATCTGACGGCCGCCGAGGCGGGCATGTGGCAGGCGTTCCGCAACGGCAGCGTGTACGACCTGCGCGACGGGGACATCGCGGTGGACGATCCGCACGGCGGCCACCCCTGGGGGCCCGAGCGGAGCGTACGGGCCCGGATCGTGGCCTGGCTGCTGCTGGACGGACCGCCCGCGCTGGCCGGGCGGGTGTCCGCGCTGAAGCTGGTCGGCGTCCAGATCAGGGGTGTCCTGGAGCTGGCGGGCGGCCAGGTGGTGCCGTACGTGGAGCTGCGGGGCTGCCGGTTCGAGAAGGAGATCCTGGTCCCGGAGGCCCGGTTCACGACCGTGCGGCTGGTGGACTGCTCGGTGCCCCGGCTGGAGGCGGCCCGGCTGCACACGGAGGGCGATCTGCATCTGCCGCGCTGCCGGTTCCACAACGGGGTGCGGCTCGCGGACGCCCATATCGGCACGGATCTGCTGCTCAACCAGGCGATCGTCTACCGCGACCGGCACGGCCGCTCGCTCTCCGCCGACGGGTTGACCGTCGCCCAGGACGTCCAGGCCGAGATGCTGGAGTCGCACGGCGAGCTGAGTCTGCGCGGCGCGACCGTCGGTGCCTCGCTCAGTCTGCGCGGCAGCCGGCTGGCCAACCCGTACGACCGCCTGGCCCTGAACGCACCCCAGCTGACCGTCGAACGCACGCTCTATCTGACCCCGGCCGGGGTCGGCAATCCGCTGCACACCAGCGGCAGCACGCCCGCGCGCGGCACCCGGGTGCAGCGGTTCGAGTGCCAGGGCGGGATCCGGCTGGACGACGGGCGGTTCGGCGACTCCGTCGACCTGGAGCGCGCCCGGTTCACCTTCACGGACGACCAGGAGCTGTCGCTGCGCCGCGTCCAGGTGCCCGAGCTGCGCTTCCTCGGCGAGAAGCCCGAGCGCGGCAAGGTCGTCCTGTCCGGGGCCCGCGTCGGCGTCCTGATCGACAGGGCGGACAGCTGGCCCGGTCCCGGCAACCTCCACATGGGCGGCTTCCAGTACGAGACCCTCGTACCGCGCGACGGGTTCCCGCTGGCCAGACGGCTGGAGTGGGTGGCGGCGGCGACCGCCGAGTACAGCCCGGAGCCGTACGAGCGGCTGGCGACCGTGCTGCGGGCCGGCGGGGACGACGAGGGCGCCCGCGAGGTGCTCCTCGCCAAGCAGCGCCACCGGCGGGAGAACCTGCCGCTCGCGGCCAAGCTCTGGGGCTACGCGCAGGACTGGACGGTCGCCTACGGGTACCGGCCGGGCCGTGCCGCGGTGTGGATGGCGGTGCTGTGGGCGCTGACCTCGTACGCCTTCTCGCACGCCCACCATCCGCCGATGAAGAGCGGCGAGCATCCGAACTGGAGTGCCTCCCTGTTCGCCCTGGATCTGCTGCTGCCGGTCATCGACCTGGGCCAGGTCGGCTACTGGCAGTTGCGCGGCGGCTGGCAGTGGCTGGCCGCGGTGGTGATCATCCTGGGCTGGATCCTCGCGACGACGGTCGCGGCGGGCGCCACCCGGCTGCTGAGCAGGAACTGACAGGTTCCGCCCAGGAAACGCCCAGCGAACCGGACCTAATCTGGGAAGCACACAACCTGACCCGTCTTGGCACCGTCTTCGTACCGAAACCATCAACCGCGAAACCACGACGGTGAGCACCCGGTCCGCGAGCGCGGCGCCGGTTTAGGCGCGAAGGGGGCACGGCGCCATGGATCCGTTGCGCGCGCTCGTCCGTACCGCCCGGATGGCACGCCACACCGCACGGCTCGCCGCGGGACTGCCCGCCGACGACGAGGTGCTGCTCGACGCCCCCGACGAGCGGCTCGGCCCCGTGCTGGTGGCGGCCGGCCGCGGTGAGTACGCGCCCGCGGCGAAGCTGCTGGCGACCACCCGGGAGGCCGCCGAGTGGGAGAGCCGCGACCGGTACGCGCTGCGGCTCGCCGCCTTCGGCCACGCGCGCGACGCCTGGCTGCGGGCCTGGCAGACGGCCGCCCCGCACGACCCGGACGTGCTGCTGATCAAGGCCGAGCTGGCGGTGGCGCGCGGCTGGCACTCCCCCGCCCGGGTCGAACTGCTGCGCGAGGTCAATCCATTGATCGCTGCCGCCGCGGAGGGCGAGCCACGCGATCCGGTGCCCTGGCGGATCGCCCTCGACCACGCCCGGGGCACGGGCCTCGGCCACGCCGGCTTCGAGCGGCTGTGGGCGGAGGCGGTCCGCCGCTCCCCGCACCACTACGGCTGCCATGTCTCCGCCCTGAAGTACCTCTCCGCCGCCTGGTACGGCTCGCACCGCGAGTGCTTCGACTTCGCCGAGCGGGCTGCCGAGGACGCCCTCCCCGGCTCCCTCGTCCGCGCCCTGCCGGTCCGGGCGGCCTTCTCGTACCTCACCGAGGGCGGCGGTGCCGTGATCCCGCGCGGGCGGCTGGACGAGGCGGCGGACGGCGCGATCGCGCTCTCCGCCGAGTACGCGCTCGGCGACCCCTGGCCGGCCGAGGTCCGCAATCTGCTGACCTATGTCCTGGTCCGCCTGGAGCGCTGGCCGGACGCCCTGGCCCAGCTGCGCATGATCGGCCCGTACGCCACGTCCTTCCCGTGGGACCGGGTGTCGGACGATCCGCTGGGCCAGTTCCTCCAGCTGCGGGACGGCGTACGGCTGGAGGTGGCGTGCTCGATGCCGCTGCGCGCACGGCCCGAGCGGCCTGCGCGGGCCGAAGGATAGGCCTCACCTGAGGTCACCAAACGAATACGGGCGAACGCGCGCGCCCCGACGACCATTAGGCTCTGGCCTCGTGACCACCGTCCGGCTGCCGCTCTTCCCCCTGAACTCGGTGTTGTACCCGGGGCTCGTGCTTCCTCTGAACATCTTCGAGGAGCGCTATCGCGCCATGATGCGCGAGTTGCTGAAGACCCCCGAGGACCAACCCCGCCGCTTCGCCGTCGTCGCCATCCGCGACGGCCACGAGGTCGCGCAGAGCGCCCCCGGCATGCCGGATCCGACCGCCCTGCCCGAGCGGGGGCCGACCGCCGGTTTCGGCGACGAGCCGACGAAGGCGTTCCACTCCGTGGGCTGTATCGCGGACGCGGCGACCATCCGGGAGCGCGACAACGGCACGTTCGAGGTCCTCGCGACCGGTACCAGCCGGGTGCGCCTGCTCTCGGTGGACGCCTCGGGGCCGTTCCTGGTGGCGGACCTGGAGGAGCTGCCGGAGGACGCCGGGGACGAGGCGGGCGCGCTCGCCGAGGGTGTGCTGCGGGCGTTCCGCCAGTACCAGAAGCGGCTCGCGGGTGCCCGGGAGCGCTCGCTGTCGACGGGGGCGGACCTCCCGGACGAGCCGGCCGTCGTGTCGTATCTCATCGCGGCGGCGATGATGCTCGACACGCCCGCCAAGCAGCGGCTCCTCCAGGCCCCGGACACCGCGTCCCGGCTGCGCGACGAGCTGAAACTGCTGCGCGCGGAGTCGGCGATCATCCGCAGCCTGCCGTCGCTGCCGGCGTCGGAGCTGACCCGCGGGCCGACGAGCCTCAACTGATCCCGTGATCCCGATGATCCCGACCGGCACACGCGAGAAGGCTGAAACCGAGGACCGATGCCGAAGACCGATAGCGAAGGCTGATAGCGAAGAAGGCGAAGAAGCAGCAGTCGGGCGGGGGTGGCACGCCCGCGACGGTGGCTCTGACCACGGCGGGCGTGGAGTTCACCGTGCACGCCTACGAGCATGATCCGGCGCATCCGTCCTACGGCGAGGAGGCGGCCGAGGCGATGGGCGTGTCGCCCGGGCGGGTGTTCAAGACCCTGGTGGCGGACGTGGACGGCGCGCTCGTGGTCGCGGTCGTGCCGGTGGCGGGGTCGCTGGACCTGAAGTCGCTGGCGGCGGCGGTCGGCGGCAAGCGGGCGGCGATGGCCGACCCGGCGCTCGCGGAGCGCACGACGGGGTATGTGCGGGGCGGTATCTCCCCGCTCGGCCAGCGCAAGAAGCTCCGCACGGTGCTGGACGTGTCGGCGGACGCCCACGCCACGGTGTGCGTGTCCGCCGGGCGCCGCGGTCTGGAGGTCGAGCTGTCCCCACGGGATCTGCTGACGCTCACGGAGGCGGTGTTCGCGCCCATCGGGCGCGCGTAGCGTTCTTGGCTGCCGCGGCGAGTACGTCGGCTGCGGGTCCCGTGGGGCTTCTCGCGCAGTTCCCCGCGCCCCTGAAAGAACAGACCCTGCGGGCCTGGAAGACCAGCCCTCTGCGGGCTTGAAAGCGCGACGGGGCCGCGGGCCTGAAAAGCAGCGGGCGCAGCCCCTGCTTTTCAGGGGCGCGGGGAACTGCGCGAGAAGCCCCACCGGACCCCCAGCCGCCAGGCAACCCGCACCCCCGAGCTATGAGGCGCCCAACATCGACTCGTGCTCCAGCGGCTCCGGATCACGCGGCCCGAACAACGCCGTCAACCCGAGGTGCACCACCAGCCCCGCCAACGGCCACGCCAACAACGCCCCCTTCGCCGCGAGCTTCAGCGGCGCCGAGAACGTCACCCCCTGCCCCACTTCCTTCGCCCGCGCCGCGACATCCGTCTCGGGCCCGAGCCACACCCCGAGCCGCCACGCCAGCACGGCCCCCAGCAGCCCGCCGACCAGCAGCGCCACGACCAGCGGCACCCCGCCGCGCCGGCGCAGCAGGAAGACAACGAGCCCACTGAGCGCACCCGCGCCCAGGGCCAGCAGCGTGAACGTCCCGTCGACCCCGACGGCCTGTTCGCCCTC of Streptomyces phaeolivaceus contains these proteins:
- a CDS encoding oxidoreductase — encoded protein: MSEGPGIRDDGDLPDDLTAAEAGMWQAFRNGSVYDLRDGDIAVDDPHGGHPWGPERSVRARIVAWLLLDGPPALAGRVSALKLVGVQIRGVLELAGGQVVPYVELRGCRFEKEILVPEARFTTVRLVDCSVPRLEAARLHTEGDLHLPRCRFHNGVRLADAHIGTDLLLNQAIVYRDRHGRSLSADGLTVAQDVQAEMLESHGELSLRGATVGASLSLRGSRLANPYDRLALNAPQLTVERTLYLTPAGVGNPLHTSGSTPARGTRVQRFECQGGIRLDDGRFGDSVDLERARFTFTDDQELSLRRVQVPELRFLGEKPERGKVVLSGARVGVLIDRADSWPGPGNLHMGGFQYETLVPRDGFPLARRLEWVAAATAEYSPEPYERLATVLRAGGDDEGAREVLLAKQRHRRENLPLAAKLWGYAQDWTVAYGYRPGRAAVWMAVLWALTSYAFSHAHHPPMKSGEHPNWSASLFALDLLLPVIDLGQVGYWQLRGGWQWLAAVVIILGWILATTVAAGATRLLSRN
- the ybaK gene encoding Cys-tRNA(Pro) deacylase, giving the protein MAKKAKKQQSGGGGTPATVALTTAGVEFTVHAYEHDPAHPSYGEEAAEAMGVSPGRVFKTLVADVDGALVVAVVPVAGSLDLKSLAAAVGGKRAAMADPALAERTTGYVRGGISPLGQRKKLRTVLDVSADAHATVCVSAGRRGLEVELSPRDLLTLTEAVFAPIGRA
- a CDS encoding LON peptidase substrate-binding domain-containing protein; its protein translation is MTTVRLPLFPLNSVLYPGLVLPLNIFEERYRAMMRELLKTPEDQPRRFAVVAIRDGHEVAQSAPGMPDPTALPERGPTAGFGDEPTKAFHSVGCIADAATIRERDNGTFEVLATGTSRVRLLSVDASGPFLVADLEELPEDAGDEAGALAEGVLRAFRQYQKRLAGARERSLSTGADLPDEPAVVSYLIAAAMMLDTPAKQRLLQAPDTASRLRDELKLLRAESAIIRSLPSLPASELTRGPTSLN
- the hisD gene encoding histidinol dehydrogenase, with product MISRIDLRGDALPEGPALRDLLPRADFDVSAALEKVRPICEAVHHRGDAALIDFAEKFDGVRLTSVRVPAEALAQALEQLDPAVRAALEESIRRARVVHHAQRRTTHTTQVVPGGTVTEKWVPVERVGLYAPGGRSVYPSSVIMNVVPAQEAGVPSIALASPAQAEFDGLPHPTILAACALLGVDEVYAAGGATAVAMFAYGTESCPPANMVTGPGNIWVAAAKRYFTGVIGIDSEAGPTEIAVLADDTADPVHVAADLISQAEHDPLAAAVLVTDSVALADAVEKELQPQVEATKHVEDRIRPSLAGRQSAIVLVDGVDEGLRVVNAYGAEHLEIQTADPVAVAERVVNAGAIFIGPWAPVSLGDYAAGSNHVLPTGGCACHSSGLSVQSFLRGIHIVDYTEDALAEVAHHVVTLAEAEDLPAHGAAIKARFGWKVPGK
- the hisB gene encoding imidazoleglycerol-phosphate dehydratase HisB; translation: MSRVGRIERTTKETSVLVEINLDGTGRTEISTGVGFYDHMLDQLGRHGLFDLTVKTDGDLHIDSHHTIEDTALALGAAFKQALGDKVGIYRFGNCTVPLDESLAQVTVDLSGRPYLVHTEPEKMAPMIGEYDTTMTRHILESFVAQAQIALHVHVPYGRNAHHIVECQFKALARALRYASERDPRAAGILPSTKGAL
- a CDS encoding histidinol-phosphate transaminase, coding for MSFGIDDLPVRDELRGKSPYGAPQLDVPVRLNTNENPYPLPESLVERIAERVRDAARHLNRYPDRDAVELRTRLAEYLTKTSGYGVDLTNVWAANGSNEVIQQLLQTFGGPGRTAIGFEPSYSMHGLIARGTGTDWISGPRGDDFTIDVTAAERAIAEHRPDVVFITTPNNPTGNAVPRETVLALYEAAQAAGPSMVVVDEAYIEFSHGDSLLPLLDGRPHLVVSRTMSKAFGAAGLRLGYLAAHPAVVDAVQLVRLPYHLSAVTQATALAALEHTDTLLGYVEQLKTERDRLVAELRAIGYEVTESDANFVQFGRFEDAHDVWRRILDRGVLVRDNGVPGWLRVTAGTPAENDAFLDAVRELKKETDA